One stretch of Pedobacter riviphilus DNA includes these proteins:
- a CDS encoding winged helix-turn-helix transcriptional regulator produces the protein MKKQKIEISDYCRLQIQGVKDTQDLLSGKWKKVIVVALFYNPKIRFMDLVRHIEDIAPKVLSKELKDLEANQLVKRTVLDTMPITVEYELTEYGKSLNKIVTEMAKWGIHYRETIFRS, from the coding sequence ATGAAAAAACAGAAAATAGAGATTTCAGATTACTGCCGTTTACAGATCCAGGGTGTTAAGGATACGCAAGACCTATTAAGTGGAAAATGGAAAAAAGTTATCGTAGTTGCCTTATTTTACAATCCCAAAATACGGTTCATGGATTTAGTTCGTCATATAGAAGACATTGCGCCAAAAGTTTTATCTAAAGAATTAAAAGACTTAGAGGCAAATCAGCTTGTTAAACGAACTGTTTTGGACACTATGCCCATCACAGTTGAATATGAACTTACCGAATATGGAAAAAGCCTAAATAAAATAGTTACAGAAATGGCAAAATGGGGAATTCATTATAGAGAGACAATTTTTAGATCGTAA
- a CDS encoding isochorismatase family protein encodes MNNVKKIDLDNVIIVLADLQPEIILAANKTIAEESLRKAVSVLIEGADILNIPVFLSGVALKAGVSPSPIEELSKYTMVVRSTAGIFEDDSNLKVIKKYKRSSIVLGGVATELAVIQAALGALRNSYNVFLLTDICGGLSDRTEQAAFRQLEKEGVILSSVPAFLSSLMPQINDVQTKSLFATLARFLG; translated from the coding sequence ATGAATAACGTAAAAAAAATAGATCTAGACAATGTTATCATTGTTTTGGCAGATTTGCAGCCTGAAATCATTCTTGCTGCCAATAAAACAATCGCTGAGGAAAGTCTCCGGAAAGCGGTATCAGTATTAATTGAAGGAGCGGATATTCTTAATATTCCTGTTTTCCTGTCAGGTGTTGCACTTAAGGCAGGTGTTTCTCCAAGTCCTATCGAGGAATTGAGTAAGTATACAATGGTAGTCCGCTCAACTGCAGGCATTTTTGAAGATGACTCAAATCTAAAAGTTATAAAAAAGTACAAAAGATCTTCAATTGTACTAGGTGGCGTGGCAACAGAATTGGCGGTAATTCAGGCCGCTCTTGGTGCGCTAAGAAACAGCTACAATGTATTTTTATTAACAGATATTTGTGGTGGCTTGAGTGACAGGACTGAACAGGCAGCATTTCGTCAACTTGAAAAAGAAGGCGTAATACTTTCAAGCGTGCCCGCATTTTTAAGTAGCCTGATGCCTCAAATTAACGACGTGCAAACTAAATCACTCTTTGCCACGCTTGCTCGATTTTTAGGTTAA